Proteins found in one Melospiza georgiana isolate bMelGeo1 chromosome 1, bMelGeo1.pri, whole genome shotgun sequence genomic segment:
- the FKBP14 gene encoding peptidyl-prolyl cis-trans isomerase FKBP14, translating into MPRAGGLPRPIGTRPGCGRRPINGRQRPALLCAPSAGLPRSPALPECPARPPPLGCSGLPIGWAERRTGTRPNGRRLLLSSPCGEPISERGAPAGPSGAGAGSGARRCHVGRSGRARGAGWLRGESGEAAAMAAGLLLLGSALLCAALGSAGAALIPPAPDVKVEVLHKPFLCHRRTKWGDLMLVHYEGFLERDGSMFHSTHKHNNGQPMWFTLGIREALKGWDRGLKDMCVGEKRKLTIPPALAYGKEGKGKIPPESTLIFNIDLLEIRNGPRSHESFQEMDLNDDWKLSKQEVKIYLKKEFEKHGAVVNDTQHDALVEDIFDKEDEDSDGFISAREFTYKHDEL; encoded by the exons ATGCCCAGAGCAGGTGGCCTCCCGCGGCCAATCGGAACGCGCCCTGGCTGCGGCCGCCGCCCAATCAACGGCCGGCAGCGGCCGGCTCTATTGTGCGCGCCCTCCGCGGGGCTGCCCCGCTCGCCGGCGCTCCCGGAGTGCCCGGCCCGCCCACCCCCCCTCGGCTGTTCGGGGCTGCCGATTGGATGGGCTGAGAGACGGACAGGGACGCGCCCCAATGGGCGGCGGCTCCTCCTGAGCTCGCCCTGCGGAGAGCCAATCAGCGAGCGCGGCGCCCCTGCCGGGCCGTCgggagccggggctggcagCGGTGCGCGCCGCTGCCACGTCGGACGGAGCGGCCGCGCTCGGGGCGCGGGATGGCTGCGCGGTGAGAGCGGCGAGGCGGCGGCGATGGCggcggggctgctgctgctcggcTCCGCCCTGCTGTGCGCGGCGCTGGGCAGCGCGGGCGCGGCGCTGATCCCCCCCGCGCCCGACGTGAAGGTGGAGGTGCTGCACAAGCCTTTCCTCTGCCACCGGCGCACCAAGTGGGGGGACTTGATGCTGGTTCACTACGAGGGCTTCTTGGAGAGGGACGGATCCATGTTTCACTCGAC tcacaaGCACAACAATGGTCAACCTATGTGGTTTACACTTGGCATCAGGGAAGCTCTCaagggctgggacagagggcTGAAGGACATGTGTGTGGGAGAGAAACGGAAGCTGACCATTCCACCAGCCCTTGCTTatggaaaagaagggaaag GAAAAATTCCACCTGAGAGCACATTGATTTTCAACATTGACCTTCTAGAAATAAGAAATGGACCAAGGTCTCATGAGTCATTCCAAGAGATGGATCTTAATGATGATTGGAAACTATCCAAGCAAGAG GTGAAAATTTACTTGAAGAAAGAATTTGAAAAGCATGGAGCAGTAGTAAATGACACCCAGCATGATGCTTTGGTTGAAGACATATTTGATAAGGAGGATGAAGACAGTGACGGGTTTATATCTGCAAGGGAATTCACGTACAAGCATGATGAGCTGTAG